One genomic window of Bremerella sp. JC817 includes the following:
- a CDS encoding DNA topoisomerase IV subunit A gives MAKKKAPKKVAPKTDAKEKVELTKKDVNTLNQLVGLADSVVAAAGRVRDPKMDIPTRSLSNVRYNKTQRIIEMGKNTTGRQLFNLNQAKSYMQTMLVGSGCKRLIDEGKSTSIRGLYYLLKHTIAGTKEETFADQAESDPIIEDVEVLLNVLREELHLYAQKKGDMVGPLVLRDKGDEIDCSRMGSGGYGIPSIVEPDTIEFVKCEADFVLHVEKGTVWQRFNEDKFWKKHNCILTHGGGQPSRGVRRLLSRLNNELNLPIYCVLDNDPWGYYIYSVIKQGSINLAYESKRMAVPDAKFIGLRSIDYERCNLSPSVQIALNDSDRKRAKQIASYPWFEHKKNWQKEIQKMLDNGFKLEVEALISQGVSYVTEEYVPARLAERSWLD, from the coding sequence ATGGCCAAGAAAAAAGCCCCCAAAAAGGTGGCTCCGAAAACGGATGCAAAGGAAAAGGTCGAGTTGACCAAGAAGGATGTGAACACGCTGAACCAACTTGTCGGTCTGGCCGACAGTGTGGTGGCGGCGGCGGGCCGGGTTCGCGACCCGAAGATGGACATCCCGACCCGTTCGCTCTCGAATGTGCGCTACAACAAAACGCAGCGTATCATCGAAATGGGAAAGAACACCACCGGTCGCCAGCTCTTCAATCTGAACCAGGCCAAGAGCTACATGCAGACAATGCTCGTCGGCAGTGGCTGCAAGCGGTTGATCGACGAAGGCAAGTCGACCAGCATTCGAGGGCTCTACTATTTGCTGAAGCACACGATTGCCGGCACCAAGGAAGAGACCTTCGCCGATCAGGCCGAAAGCGATCCGATCATTGAAGATGTCGAAGTGCTGTTGAACGTGCTTCGCGAAGAGTTGCACTTGTACGCCCAGAAGAAGGGTGACATGGTCGGCCCCCTGGTCCTACGTGACAAGGGCGACGAAATCGACTGCTCGCGCATGGGGAGCGGTGGTTATGGGATTCCCTCGATCGTCGAGCCCGACACGATCGAGTTTGTGAAGTGCGAAGCTGACTTTGTCCTGCATGTTGAAAAAGGCACGGTCTGGCAACGCTTCAACGAAGACAAGTTCTGGAAGAAGCACAACTGCATTCTGACCCACGGTGGTGGTCAGCCATCGCGTGGTGTGCGTCGTCTGCTGTCGCGGCTCAACAACGAGCTGAATCTGCCGATCTACTGCGTGCTCGATAATGACCCATGGGGGTATTACATTTACAGCGTGATCAAGCAGGGATCGATTAACCTGGCCTACGAATCGAAGCGTATGGCAGTGCCCGACGCGAAGTTTATTGGGCTGCGTTCGATCGACTACGAACGCTGTAATCTCTCGCCAAGCGTGCAGATCGCGCTCAACGATTCCGACCGGAAGCGTGCCAAGCAGATCGCCAGCTATCCCTGGTTCGAGCACAAAAAGAACTGGCAGAAAGAGATCCAGAAGATGCTGGACAACGGCTTCAAGCTCGAAGTGGAAGCCTTGATTAGCCAGGGTGTGAGCTACGTGACGGAAGAATACGTCCCGGCTCGTTTGGCCGAGCGAAGCTGGCTCGACTAA
- a CDS encoding ABC transporter permease, with protein sequence MLGLRIWKLGIKSLLLHPMRSLLTILGIFIGVASVIWLLAISEGISAKAQQQIEKLGAENIIVRTVKPPSEAISEQRGPLTYGLTRDDWQLLDETLHSVETATPIREIRRQFRHGTNAVHGRLVGCTPEYARLNHLEVQPRRGHFISQVEVADRSNVCVLAAEVADALFGFEKPIGKTIRVDDDLYTVVGVLKPKAATAAVGGSLSGQAYDKDVYIPISTLWQRIGDHVVTIEGGTFSGEIVELNQITLKVVAANQDMSNQVMDTAELVRQSLAHHDRLRDVSVVVPLELLEQARQTKFMFMVFMGLIAAISLLVGGIGIMNIMLATVTERTREIGIRRALGAKRGDIIRQFLVETIVLSVVGGLTGVLGGLLCIPAVDLARFLASTYDPAVIETLPESIRDVRPQIVPLSIPLAFGISVVVGVIFGLYPASRAADLDPIEALRAAN encoded by the coding sequence ATGCTCGGGCTCCGTATCTGGAAACTTGGAATCAAAAGTCTGCTGCTGCACCCGATGCGGTCGCTGCTGACGATTCTGGGTATCTTCATCGGCGTGGCGAGTGTGATCTGGCTGCTGGCGATCAGCGAAGGGATCAGTGCCAAGGCTCAGCAGCAGATTGAAAAGCTGGGGGCTGAAAATATCATCGTCCGTACGGTCAAACCGCCATCGGAAGCGATCTCGGAGCAGCGTGGTCCATTGACGTATGGGTTGACCCGCGACGACTGGCAGCTGTTGGATGAAACGCTGCACTCGGTCGAGACCGCCACCCCGATTCGTGAGATCCGACGGCAGTTTCGGCATGGTACCAACGCGGTTCATGGGCGCCTCGTGGGCTGTACGCCGGAATATGCCCGACTGAACCATTTGGAAGTACAGCCTCGCCGCGGGCACTTCATCTCGCAGGTCGAAGTCGCGGATCGCTCGAATGTTTGCGTGTTGGCGGCAGAAGTCGCGGACGCGCTGTTCGGGTTCGAGAAGCCGATCGGCAAGACAATTCGCGTAGACGACGATCTTTACACCGTCGTCGGTGTCTTGAAGCCGAAGGCCGCGACCGCAGCCGTTGGTGGCAGTCTTTCAGGTCAAGCGTACGATAAAGACGTCTATATCCCAATTTCCACGCTCTGGCAGCGGATTGGCGATCACGTGGTGACGATCGAAGGGGGAACGTTCTCCGGCGAGATCGTCGAACTTAACCAGATCACGCTGAAGGTTGTCGCTGCTAATCAAGACATGTCGAACCAGGTCATGGATACGGCCGAACTGGTCCGGCAGAGCCTTGCCCATCACGATCGCCTCCGCGACGTCTCGGTGGTGGTCCCATTGGAGCTGCTGGAGCAAGCCCGCCAGACCAAGTTCATGTTCATGGTCTTCATGGGGCTGATTGCGGCGATTTCGCTGCTGGTGGGCGGTATTGGCATTATGAATATCATGCTGGCAACCGTGACCGAGCGAACACGAGAAATCGGGATTCGCCGGGCCCTGGGGGCCAAACGAGGCGACATCATCCGCCAGTTCCTGGTCGAAACGATCGTGCTGTCGGTGGTTGGTGGGCTGACAGGGGTGCTGGGTGGTTTGCTCTGTATCCCAGCGGTCGACCTGGCTCGCTTCCTGGCATCGACGTATGATCCGGCGGTGATTGAAACATTGCCAGAGTCGATTCGGGACGTGCGTCCTCAGATCGTTCCACTCTCGATTCCACTCGCGTTCGGGATCTCGGTGGTGGTGGGGGTTATCTTCGGGCTTTACCCCGCCAGTCGTGCGGCCGATCTCGATCCGATCGAGGCTTTACGGGCCGCCAATTAG